One Scomber scombrus chromosome 4, fScoSco1.1, whole genome shotgun sequence genomic region harbors:
- the LOC133979567 gene encoding coiled-coil domain-containing protein 112, with translation MDEQGEGDFVQQSCTSSLVCSEDQRQDAQKASQFLREAERIRRQIEKLDKERTLSVQCRKNGWTDVSGELEEYKKVLEGERKAEKMNLQKHLVKIHNGLRKFQRQLIDVKPTPELIERLKEIMSEVEISINTLKEEERSCFEELLKEERTCRQEITAYEKKIENWSLVVKSDPKLPPAPTVKTKPLDRDLPAEVRALESFLQKTGGPHGGWDQYDHQTFLKVWTKHNGQPAYRKEAKLYLPGKMLEEIEQHEDWHQELIYLQDRKREAIRSWKASKQQHLQTRIQSQREVEEAERREREAKSQAEQHKSEEEKREAARRLEEWREEKRRKDEQEEEQRLSEEIQKRRRAKEERRRQLEVKMTIEEQLRLKREEEGEQTRMRREEGQREMDERKREAVKGIKRFSERDLHKVEAKLQEKQLKEKEEEERHQRITAKLKEKVDGHVTRDPTRLTRPTKGWQERMKNIGPSGGGPVLQMFHRAVPSWRQGL, from the exons ATGGATGAGCAGGGGGAGGGAGACTTTGTCCAGCAGTCATGCACATCATCCCTGGTTTGCAGTGAGGATCAGAGGCAGGATGCACAGAAAGCTTCACAGTTTCTCAGGGAAGCCGAGAGGATCAGGAGACA gATTGAAAAATTGGATAAAGAGAGGACGTTGAGTGTTCAGTGCAGGAAGAATGgctggacagatgtgtctggaGAACTGGAGGAGTACAAGAAAGTGCttgagggagaaagaaaggcagaga aaatGAATCTTCAAAAGCACCTGGTGAAGATTCATAATGGGCTGAGGAAGTTTCAGAGACAGCTGATAGATGTGAAACCAACTCCTGAGT tGATTGAAAGACTAAAGGAAATCATGTCAGAGGTGGAAATTTCAATCAACACCCTGAAAGAGGAGGAGCGCTCATG CTTTGAGGAGCTTTTGAAGGAGGAGAGGACGTGTAGACAGGAGATCACTGCTTATGAGAAGAAAATTGAAAACTGGAGCCTTGTGGTCAAATCAGACCCCAAACTACCCCCAGCTCCCACTGTTAAG ACCAAACCCCTGGACAGAGATCTCCCTGCAGAGGTCAGAGCACTTGAATCCTTCCTTCAGAAGACAGGAGGCCCTCATGGTGGCTGGGACCAGTATGACCACCAAACCTTTCTCAAG GTCTGGACGAAGCACAATGGGCAACCAGCCTACAGGAAAGAGGCCAAACTTTACCTGCCTGGTAAAATGCTGGAGGAGATAGAGCAACATGAGGACTGGCACCAGGAACTGATTTATCTCcaggacaggaagagagag GCTATCCGGAGTTGGAAGGCCAGCAAGCAACAGCACCTCCAAACCAGGATACAGAGCCagagggaggtggaggaagcagaaaggagggagagagaagccAAGAGCCAGGCCGAACAACACAA gtctgaggaggagaagagggaggctGCACGGCGACTGGAGGAGtggagggaagagaagagaaggaaagacgAACAGGAAGAGGAACAGAGACTTTCTGAGGAGATACAAAAAAGGAGACGGGCAAAG GAGGAGCGTCGTCGTCAGCTCGAAGTGAAGATGACCATTGAGGAGCAGCTACGactgaagagagaggaggagggggaacaGACGAGgatgagaagagaggagggacagagggagaTGGATGAGAGGAAAAGGGAGGCAGTGAAGGGCATCAAGCGCTTCAGTGAAAGG GATCTTCACAAGGTGGAGGCAAAGCTTCAGGAGAAACAgctgaaggaaaaagaagaagaagagagacatCAGAGAATCACTGCAAAATTAAAGGAGAAA GTGGATGGTCACGTCACCAGAGACCCGACCAGGCTCACCCGTCCCACTAAGGGATGGCAAGAGCGAATGAAAAACATTGGACCTTCAGGAGGAGGACCCGTGCTACAGATGTTTCACAG agCTGTTCCCAGTTGGAGGCAAGGCCTGTAA
- the pggt1b gene encoding geranylgeranyl transferase type-1 subunit beta, with protein MAEEESQFEEFEQIDFLRDRHVRFFQRTLQVLPERYASLETTRLTIVFFALSGLDVLDALDVIDRNIMIEWIYSLQVLPTEDQSNLSRCGFRGSSHIGIPYDTKGPGVPHPYDSGHVAMTYTGLCSLLILGDDLSRVNKQACLAGLRALQLEDGSFYAVPEGSENDIRFIYCAASICYMLDDWSGMDIQKAIDYIRGSLSYDNGFGQGAGRESHGGWTYCAIASLCLMGRLEEALSQRELDRIRRWCIMRQQSGFHGRPNKPVDTCYSFWVGATLELLNVFQYTNFDRNRSFILSTQDRLVGGFAKWPDSHPDPLHAYLGLCGLSLIGEPNLRKVHPALNITQRAFQHLQQLQQTWRDNTGSCGRQH; from the exons ATGGCGGAAGAGGAGAGCCAGTTTGAAGAATTTGAGCAAATAGACTTTTTAAGAGATAGACATGTACGGTTCTTCCAGAGAACTCTTCAGGTGTTACCTGAGAGATACGCCTCCCTGGAAACAACCAG GTTGACTATCGTATTTTTTGCCCTGTCTGGTCTGGATGTGCTGGATGCCCTGGATGTAATTGATAGGAACATCATGATTGAGTGGATCTACTCATTACAGGTCCTACCAACAGAGGATC AATCCAACCTAAGTCGCTGTGGATTTCGAGGATCGTCACATATTGGTATTCCTTATGACACCAAG GGTCCAGGGGTGCCCCATCCGTACGACAGTGGCCATGTAGCCATGACCTACACAGGGCTGTGTTCGCTGCTGATACTGGGAGATGACCTGAGCCGAGTTAATAAACAGGCCTGTCTGGCTGGTCTTAGAGCACTACAGCTAGAGGACGGCag TTTCTACGCAGTGCCAGAGGGAAGTGAAAATGATATACGGTTTATCTACTGTGCAGCCAGTATCTGTTACATGCTGGATGACTGGTCAGGCATGGACATCCAGAAGGCCATTGACTACATCAGAGGAAGTTTG TCATACGATAATGGGTTTGGCCAGGGAGCTGGGCGAGAGTCACATG gtGGCTGGACGTACTGCGCCATAGCCTCTCTGTGTCTGATGGGACGACTAGAGGAGGCGCTGAGTCAGCGGGAGCTGGACAGAATTCGACGCTGGTGCATCATGAGGCAGCAGAGCGGCTTCCACGGGCGCCCTAACAAACCTGTAGACACATGTTATTCCTTTTGGGTGGGAGCTACGCTAGAG CTGTTAAATGTGTTCCAGTATACGAACTTTGACAGGAACAGGAGCTTCATCCTGTCCACACAGGATCGGTTGGTGGGAGGCTTTGCAAAGTGGCCGGACAGCCATCCAG ATCCTCTCCATGCCTACTTAGGACTGTGTGGTCTGTCTCTGATTGGAGAGCCCAATCTGAGGAAGGTCCACCCAGCTCTTAACATCACCCAGAGAGCCTTTCAGcacctccagcagctgcagcagacatGGAGGGACAACACTGGCAGCTGTGGCAGACAGCACTGA